One Nostoc sp. CENA543 genomic window, AATCAATAAAATCCGGTTGTTCGTAGATTAAAGCACGATAATGCTGTCTGGAGCGTGCTGCTAATTCTTCCATAATTTCGTTCCAAGGTTCGATATCATCAAACCCTGTCCGTAATAAGCTGGCTTGAATTACCGCCGTGGTGATGGTTTCTAGGTTGTATAAAGCCAAGTCCAGCAAGGAGTATTTGGAAGCTAAAACTTCCCCTTGTTCAGTAATTTTGATGCGCCCGTTAATGCTGTGGCCTGGTTGTGCCAAAATCGCTTCGTGGGCTGGGCCGCCACCTCTCCCGACAGAACCGCCGCGTCCGTGGAAAATCCGCAGGTTTACGCCGTATTCTTCAGCAATTTTCTGGAGGGATTTTTGGGCTTTGTGAATTTCCCAGTTACTACTTAAAAAGCCTGAGTCTTTGTTGCTGTCAGAATAACCCAGCATCACTTCCTGTAAGTCGGGAGTGAGGGAAAACGCTTCAGTGGGGAGAGGAAGATGGGGAGAGGGGGGAAGGGCTTCTTGGCTACCGTTGAGGGCGGCGTAACCACCTGCTAATAAAGCGCGATACAAAGGTAGTTCAAATAATTGCCGCATAATGCTGCGGGAACGTTGCAAGTCTTCCACTGTTTCAAATAATGGTACAACTTGAATTGTCCCCACGGCGATCGCTGGGTCAAATAATCTGGCTTCTTTGGCTAACAGCAAAACTTCTAGTACGTCGCTGACTTGGCGACACATACTAATAATGTAGGTTTTGCAGATGTTCACCCCAAATTCCTGCTGTAGCGATCGCACTATGCGGAAGGTTTTAACGACATCATTAGTTTTGTCGGAAAATGGCAATTCGGCGGAAATTAGAGGGCGACGAGTTTGTAGTTCACTGGTTAACCACTGTACACGCTGTTCTTCTGTCAGGTCGTTGTAAGATTGGGGCAGAATTTGCAGGTATTCCAGAATCTCATTTAATGCGTCTGAGTGTCGGGACGATTCTTGGCGGATATCTAATTGGGTAAGATTAAAGTCAAAAATTTCGACTTGGCAGATGAGATTATCTAATTCCCGACAACTTAATCCCGTTTCCGTCAAGTTACGCTGAATTAACCGCAGTTCCGCCAAAAACTCGGCCCCAGAACGATACATAGGGCTATCTTCATTAGTGGGAGTTTCGCCCTTGTATAAAGCTAAATTGCGATCGCAGGTATTTTCCAACCGCTTCAACACATAAGATAGTTTCAAGCGATAGGGTTCTTGGCGATATCTTAAAGCCAATGCGTCGTAAACTTCGCTTAACTGGGACTGATCTAACTCTAAAGATTCCAGCAAATCTGGTAACACATCACTCCAGTGCATGGAAATACTCAGTAACTCAATCAATTGCTTGACTGACTTGATATATCTCTCTAGCACCATTTTGCGCTGATAACAGGCTGTTTGCCAGGTAACTTCCGGTGTCACCGAGGGATTTCCATCCCTATCTGAACCCACCCAAGAACCAAAGGAACAAAAATCTGTGCTGGGTGGTTCTAACCAAGGAAATGTTTTCCCCAAAGCATACTTGAAGCGTTTATATAGTTGGGGAATTCCATCAAATAAAACCTCTTGGAAGTAGTGCAGGGCATAATCTACTTCATCTAATACCGTGGGTTTAAACTGGTGCAATTCATCAGTCCGCCACCAGAGGCGAATTTCTTCGAGGAGTTTTTCCCGAATTTCTCCAGCTTCCCAAGGATAGCCACCGCCATTATTATTACGTGTTTCTACTGAGTCAAGTTGCTGTAATAGCTTCACTACTTGGCGTTGTTTATCGCGGATAGTGTGGCGGACAATTTCCGTGGGGTGGGCTGTGAAGACTAGACGGACATCTAGCTGGGAAATTAAGCGTTGAATTTGTTGGGGAGGAACATTCAACTTTTGCAGTAAAGGAAACAGGGCGGCAAAAGTCCCTCTTTGTCTGTTCTGTTCTCTAGAAGAACCATTTTTCGCTAGCCAGTCCATGCTACCGCCACCATTGAAGATGACATCATCTTCATTTTGGTTAGAGGAGTAGTTGATATTGTGAGAATTTTCTTGCTGGGGTAGTTCTTGTTCGGCTTCAGAATAGCGAGTTAACTGCTGCCGTTGTTCATATTCCTGCTCTATGATGTTGATCAACTGAAAATACAAAGCAAAACCCCGTGCTGCGCGGATTGCTTCATTAATATTTAACTGTTCAATCAACTTGACAGCAGAAACAGCTTGGTCTTTTGTAGCTTGTCCCTCTGGTGAACACAAATCGCGTAACTGACGCAACAAATCCACCATATTTTGCCCACATTCTTGTCGGAGTACGGACTCCCACAATTCTTCTACAATTTGCAGACGGTGACGCAAAAATAATTCTGAGGTAGGGTACAAATTGGCAGATTCAGATAAAGAGTATAAAACAGAACTCATATTGTTTCTCTTGTGAAGCCGATCGCTTGCGTTTCATTAGGGGTGTAGGGGTGTAAGGGTGTAAGGGTGTAAGGGTTGAAGGTGTTGGGACGGGGATTGAAAAAAAACCCAACATAGTCGCCCCAAGGAGTAGGGCTTTTAACCCAAGGGTTAGTTTGGGGCTACTTCCCCCTACACCCCCACACCCCTGCACCCCTATACCCGCCCCAACTGGGCTTGGTAATTCAAAATTCAAAAATCAAAAATCTTAATTTAGGAAGGATTTTTGGGTATCTTGAATCATGATTTTGTGGATATCGCGTTGAGCAATGTTTGGTAAGTATATTTTTTAATGTTGGAGTAGTGAGTGAGTGCTGAGTGCTGAGTGGCAAGTGCTGAGTGATGAGTAAATGTATTTTCTCCTTTTCTCAATGCCCCATGCCCCCTGCCCCCTGCCCCCTGCCCTCCACCTCTTTCATTCTGTGTCATCAGGAAAAGGAAGAATTGGCAAGCGATCGCCGCGAAATAATTCTTCACTGGCTTGCCCTATAGATTCTAGGGCGTTTACTGAAACTTTCCCTGCACTCAGGAGCATTAGTATAGACGCTGAACCCATTTGGACAAGGAGAGATTGAGGAATGGTAAACAGAACCAAATTCAATCCGGTATTAGCTACGGTGGACTGTTGAGTAGTAGGAGGCATGGTTTGTTGTGAATGATTGTTCAAAGAGTAGAATAAAACGCAAAACTCAAAATCTGTATGACTGACAACCTTATAAGACTATTTTGTCCCACTTAGCAAGCCAAGAAGGTAACAAATGTGTTAACAAGAAACTCCAAAATG contains:
- the ppc gene encoding phosphoenolpyruvate carboxylase; this encodes MSSVLYSLSESANLYPTSELFLRHRLQIVEELWESVLRQECGQNMVDLLRQLRDLCSPEGQATKDQAVSAVKLIEQLNINEAIRAARGFALYFQLINIIEQEYEQRQQLTRYSEAEQELPQQENSHNINYSSNQNEDDVIFNGGGSMDWLAKNGSSREQNRQRGTFAALFPLLQKLNVPPQQIQRLISQLDVRLVFTAHPTEIVRHTIRDKQRQVVKLLQQLDSVETRNNNGGGYPWEAGEIREKLLEEIRLWWRTDELHQFKPTVLDEVDYALHYFQEVLFDGIPQLYKRFKYALGKTFPWLEPPSTDFCSFGSWVGSDRDGNPSVTPEVTWQTACYQRKMVLERYIKSVKQLIELLSISMHWSDVLPDLLESLELDQSQLSEVYDALALRYRQEPYRLKLSYVLKRLENTCDRNLALYKGETPTNEDSPMYRSGAEFLAELRLIQRNLTETGLSCRELDNLICQVEIFDFNLTQLDIRQESSRHSDALNEILEYLQILPQSYNDLTEEQRVQWLTSELQTRRPLISAELPFSDKTNDVVKTFRIVRSLQQEFGVNICKTYIISMCRQVSDVLEVLLLAKEARLFDPAIAVGTIQVVPLFETVEDLQRSRSIMRQLFELPLYRALLAGGYAALNGSQEALPPSPHLPLPTEAFSLTPDLQEVMLGYSDSNKDSGFLSSNWEIHKAQKSLQKIAEEYGVNLRIFHGRGGSVGRGGGPAHEAILAQPGHSINGRIKITEQGEVLASKYSLLDLALYNLETITTAVIQASLLRTGFDDIEPWNEIMEELAARSRQHYRALIYEQPDFIDFFHQVTPIEEISQLQISSRPARRPSGKKDLSSLRAIPWVFSWTQTRFLLPSWYGVGTALQEFLSEEPEEHLKLLRYFYVKWPFFKMVISKAEMTLAKVDMQMARHYVQELANPEDKARFEIVFEQIASEFYLTRDLVLKITEHGRLLDGDPVLQRSVQLRNGTIVPLGFIQVSLLKRLRQSKNIATPGVIHSRYSKGELLRGALLTINGIAAGMRNTG